A window of Corallococcus macrosporus DSM 14697 contains these coding sequences:
- a CDS encoding type III-B CRISPR module-associated protein Cmr5, with translation MTGQTREQRRALEVYARVREVRDRHPRLCAEYKPRVNGLGAAVLRDGLAAALSFLERERTPATDRLLEDLAVCLAQVLSKPGLRGEELPEAVRNLKLEAYMLATREALRLLVWFRRAVQSTFPAEASSHG, from the coding sequence ATGACGGGACAGACGCGGGAGCAGCGGCGCGCGCTGGAGGTCTACGCGCGGGTCCGCGAAGTGCGTGACCGGCACCCCAGGCTGTGCGCGGAGTACAAGCCCCGGGTGAACGGCCTGGGCGCGGCGGTGCTGCGCGACGGCCTGGCCGCGGCGCTCTCCTTCCTGGAGCGGGAGCGCACCCCGGCCACGGACCGGCTGCTGGAGGACCTGGCCGTGTGCCTGGCCCAGGTCCTGTCGAAGCCGGGGCTGCGCGGCGAAGAACTGCCCGAGGCGGTGCGCAACCTGAAGCTGGAGGCGTACATGCTGGCCACGCGCGAAGCGCTCCGGCTGCTGGTGTGGTTCCGCCGCGCGGTGCAGTCCACCTTCCCGGCGGAGGCGTCCAGCCATGGGTGA
- the cmr6 gene encoding type III-B CRISPR module RAMP protein Cmr6: MGEAARRPEETMRAALRHLVGTKPGETAHAGLVYERYAPVKAHEPGSKWEDWLSGLEAHAEPEGYSSAYRRWEDSLRQSHAVTFQARAESRLLVGHGHASPTGVGLTLHHTWGVPVVPGSSLKGVLAGYLRAVLGDGAAQARRRLFGVPGDAGARAQAGEVIFHDAQWVPGASGFLSRDVLTVHQKAWYGGEAEWPSDHDAPNPVSFLTVRPGGRFLVALSLAPAREQAPDAEALLAWAARRLDEALRHWGVGGKTAAGYGRLVRVDEFDSRRPRRPVRGSPELDAFRAWAAARRDDEEMPKRQILEDFEREWLPRLSRLAPDAREVCAAALRHLVPKHRKFGPWRDALIARMMEA, from the coding sequence ATGGGTGAGGCGGCGAGACGCCCCGAGGAGACGATGCGCGCCGCCCTGCGCCACCTCGTGGGGACGAAGCCCGGGGAGACCGCGCACGCGGGGCTCGTGTACGAGCGGTACGCGCCGGTGAAGGCGCATGAGCCTGGCTCGAAGTGGGAGGACTGGCTGTCCGGCCTGGAGGCGCACGCGGAGCCGGAGGGGTATTCCAGCGCCTACAGGCGGTGGGAGGACTCGCTCCGGCAGTCCCACGCGGTGACCTTCCAGGCGCGCGCGGAGAGCCGGCTGCTGGTGGGGCATGGCCACGCGTCGCCCACGGGCGTGGGGTTGACGCTGCACCATACGTGGGGCGTGCCCGTGGTGCCGGGGTCCTCCCTGAAAGGCGTGCTCGCCGGGTATCTGCGCGCGGTGCTGGGGGACGGCGCGGCGCAGGCGCGGCGCAGGCTCTTCGGCGTGCCGGGGGACGCGGGCGCGCGGGCCCAGGCCGGCGAGGTCATCTTCCATGACGCGCAGTGGGTGCCGGGCGCCTCCGGGTTCCTGTCCCGGGACGTGCTCACCGTCCACCAGAAGGCGTGGTACGGCGGGGAGGCGGAGTGGCCGAGCGACCATGACGCGCCCAACCCCGTGTCGTTTCTGACGGTGCGCCCGGGGGGGCGCTTCCTCGTGGCGCTGAGCCTGGCGCCCGCGCGGGAGCAGGCCCCGGACGCGGAGGCGCTCCTGGCGTGGGCCGCGCGGCGGTTGGATGAGGCGCTGCGACACTGGGGCGTGGGCGGCAAGACGGCCGCGGGGTATGGCCGGTTGGTCCGGGTGGACGAGTTCGACTCGCGGAGGCCCCGGCGCCCGGTGCGGGGCTCGCCTGAGTTGGATGCGTTCCGTGCGTGGGCGGCGGCGCGGCGCGACGATGAGGAGATGCCCAAGCGGCAAATCTTGGAGGACTTCGAACGTGAGTGGTTGCCGCGGCTGTCGCGACTGGCGCCGGACGCGCGCGAGGTGTGCGCGGCCGCGCTGCGGCACCTGGTCCCGAAGCACCGGAAGTTCGGGCCGTGGCGGGACGCGTTGATTGCCCGGATGATGGAGGCGTAG
- a CDS encoding VWA domain-containing protein, translated as MSDAFDAGALERGYAFLDDCPAELLQEVITFPVGTLPERVRGIRAWRDALLDGRLPPEGTWPPPEIAASARYTAEALGFLRFCKGQPELVDAFLRDVLASFTRQASVVRAELAARLRELEQLERQRLDAQEAQAAKRDRRARAATRIDEVTLARLRQQAEREVAARPAKEDAELLAAWGERTRAWAELSDVFGDLGELMGRGWDLSLGVLRHTGWMDLVRLRELVAQLPQLTEVVRSLGRLHVSDAEETIAETVFVPMRRLEEERREAWTRHVPAETRGIERSGELARMLPAEAVNLGHPKLRYLWHARRAERALLTYRVEGLEVERTLVERDSVESVERRSPRPKRGPIIAVIDTSGSMHGVPERVGKALVLEALRTAHAEKRRCFLYDYSGPGQVREFELSLTAEGLGRLLTFLGQSFGGGSDVAEVMARVVQRLDANDWKRADVLFVSDGEWPVPDGLPRRVAQAREQGTRFHGVQIGNRGRTGLHALCDPVHVFQDWAAVGG; from the coding sequence ATGAGCGACGCCTTTGACGCCGGGGCGCTGGAGCGCGGCTACGCGTTCCTCGACGACTGTCCCGCGGAGCTCCTCCAGGAGGTCATCACGTTCCCCGTCGGGACGCTCCCGGAGCGGGTCCGGGGGATCCGCGCATGGCGTGACGCCTTGCTCGACGGACGCCTCCCTCCGGAGGGGACGTGGCCGCCGCCCGAAATCGCCGCGTCCGCGCGGTACACCGCCGAAGCCCTGGGCTTCCTTCGCTTCTGCAAGGGCCAGCCCGAGCTGGTGGACGCCTTCCTGCGCGACGTGCTCGCGTCATTCACGCGTCAGGCGTCGGTGGTCCGCGCGGAGCTCGCGGCGCGGCTGCGCGAGTTGGAGCAGCTCGAACGCCAGCGCCTGGATGCCCAGGAAGCCCAGGCCGCGAAACGAGACCGGCGTGCCCGCGCCGCCACGCGCATCGACGAGGTCACGCTCGCGCGCCTCCGCCAGCAAGCCGAACGGGAGGTCGCAGCGCGGCCCGCGAAGGAGGACGCGGAGCTCCTCGCGGCCTGGGGCGAGCGGACGCGCGCATGGGCGGAGCTCTCCGACGTGTTCGGTGACCTTGGCGAGCTGATGGGGCGCGGCTGGGACCTGAGCCTCGGCGTGCTGCGGCACACGGGGTGGATGGACCTCGTTCGGCTTCGTGAGCTCGTCGCGCAGTTGCCGCAGCTCACCGAGGTCGTGCGCTCGCTGGGACGGTTGCACGTGAGCGACGCCGAGGAGACCATCGCGGAGACCGTCTTCGTCCCGATGCGGCGGCTGGAGGAGGAGCGCCGCGAGGCCTGGACGCGGCACGTCCCTGCGGAGACCCGGGGCATCGAGCGGAGCGGTGAACTCGCGAGGATGCTGCCGGCGGAGGCGGTCAACCTCGGGCACCCCAAGCTCCGCTACCTGTGGCACGCGCGCCGGGCGGAGCGCGCGCTGCTCACGTATCGCGTCGAAGGGCTCGAGGTGGAGCGGACGCTCGTCGAGCGTGACAGCGTGGAGTCCGTCGAGCGACGCAGTCCACGCCCCAAACGCGGACCCATCATCGCGGTCATCGACACGTCTGGCTCGATGCACGGAGTGCCGGAGCGCGTGGGGAAGGCCCTGGTTCTGGAGGCCCTCCGGACGGCTCACGCGGAGAAGCGCCGGTGCTTCCTCTATGACTACAGCGGCCCGGGGCAGGTGCGGGAGTTCGAGCTGTCGCTGACCGCGGAAGGACTCGGGCGGCTGCTGACGTTCCTGGGGCAATCCTTCGGGGGCGGCAGCGACGTGGCCGAGGTCATGGCCAGGGTGGTCCAGCGCCTGGATGCCAATGACTGGAAGCGGGCGGACGTGCTCTTCGTCAGTGACGGCGAGTGGCCGGTGCCGGACGGCCTGCCACGGCGGGTGGCGCAGGCACGCGAGCAGGGCACCCGCTTTCACGGCGTCCAGATTGGCAACAGGGGCCGCACCGGCCTTCACGCCCTCTGCGACCCGGTCCACGTCTTCCAGGACTGGGCGGCCGTCGGCGGATGA
- a CDS encoding AAA family ATPase, with amino-acid sequence MAEALKKPPPDLAARLKALRDGLLTGLVERDVPVRLALLAALAGEHLLLIGPPGTAKSLVARRLHQAFHPATYFERLLTRFSVPEELFGPLSIKGLEEDRYERLTEAYLPRASIAFLDEIFKANSAILNALLTLLNEREFDNGARREPTPLVCAVGASNELPEGEELDALFDRFLLRCHVGPVSKDGFPALLGLRGNVGAEPPQQLRLSDADLAEVREMAALVDVPDDVVALLADLRDWCMAEGIQVSDRRWRKVVKLLQTAALTNGRDRVSIWDCWLLQHCLWNEPEQRAKVNDWYSARAGASAAMDPSRLTRIVVSWEGQLKRDQDSRSQAHDAEGNLLFKDSDGKPTTAKGGQGQARRGKSPLFLAPPKAQTESPHSYTYGDKGRIQDRTRAGKGFTRAELGPLWFQDASQDWTQFEDWSKRDAYLANKANWLMEEMDLPPLMEPTRQKAAHLDACLKELTALRSQVETYKAQLLAHIASLDADIRAHLWVTDDFAEPAARSLGGTRREVETLLGRLDKLRQGFEMLPREEAPR; translated from the coding sequence ATGGCCGAAGCCTTGAAGAAGCCACCGCCCGACCTCGCCGCCCGCCTCAAGGCGCTCCGGGATGGGCTGCTGACCGGGCTCGTCGAGCGGGACGTGCCGGTCCGGCTCGCGCTGCTCGCCGCGCTCGCGGGGGAGCACCTGCTGCTCATCGGGCCGCCGGGGACGGCGAAGAGCCTGGTCGCGCGCCGCCTGCACCAGGCCTTCCACCCGGCCACCTACTTCGAGCGTCTGCTGACGCGGTTCTCCGTGCCGGAGGAGCTCTTCGGGCCCCTGTCCATCAAGGGCCTGGAGGAGGACCGCTACGAGCGCCTCACGGAGGCGTACCTGCCCCGGGCGTCCATCGCCTTCCTCGACGAAATCTTCAAGGCGAACAGCGCCATCCTCAACGCGCTCCTCACGCTGCTGAACGAGCGCGAGTTCGACAACGGCGCGCGCCGCGAGCCCACCCCGCTGGTCTGCGCGGTGGGCGCGAGCAACGAACTGCCCGAAGGGGAAGAGCTCGACGCCCTGTTCGACCGGTTCCTGCTGCGGTGCCACGTCGGGCCCGTGTCGAAGGATGGCTTCCCCGCGCTGCTCGGGCTCCGGGGGAACGTGGGTGCGGAGCCTCCCCAGCAGCTCCGGTTGAGCGACGCGGACCTGGCCGAGGTGCGGGAAATGGCGGCGTTGGTGGACGTGCCGGACGATGTCGTGGCGCTGCTCGCGGACCTGCGCGACTGGTGCATGGCCGAGGGCATCCAGGTGTCGGACCGCCGCTGGCGGAAGGTCGTGAAGCTCCTCCAGACGGCGGCCCTCACGAACGGCCGGGACCGTGTGTCCATCTGGGACTGCTGGCTGCTTCAGCACTGCCTGTGGAACGAGCCCGAGCAGCGCGCGAAGGTTAATGATTGGTACTCGGCCAGGGCCGGCGCGAGCGCGGCGATGGACCCGTCCCGGCTGACGCGCATCGTGGTGTCCTGGGAGGGGCAACTCAAGCGGGACCAGGACAGCCGCTCCCAGGCGCACGACGCCGAGGGGAACCTCTTGTTCAAGGATAGTGATGGAAAGCCCACGACCGCCAAGGGCGGTCAGGGACAGGCCCGGCGTGGCAAGTCCCCGCTGTTCCTCGCGCCACCCAAGGCCCAAACGGAGAGCCCACACTCCTACACCTACGGGGACAAGGGGCGGATTCAAGACCGCACCAGGGCTGGGAAGGGATTCACGCGCGCCGAGCTGGGCCCGTTGTGGTTCCAAGACGCTTCCCAGGATTGGACGCAGTTCGAGGACTGGTCCAAGCGTGACGCCTACCTCGCGAACAAGGCGAACTGGCTCATGGAAGAGATGGACCTTCCGCCCCTCATGGAGCCAACGCGCCAGAAGGCGGCGCATCTCGACGCCTGTCTCAAGGAGCTGACCGCGCTGCGGAGCCAGGTCGAGACCTACAAGGCGCAACTGCTGGCCCACATCGCCAGCCTGGACGCGGACATCCGCGCGCACCTCTGGGTGACCGACGACTTCGCCGAGCCCGCGGCGCGGAGCCTGGGGGGCACGCGGCGTGAGGTGGAGACGCTGCTGGGCCGGCTCGACAAGCTCCGTCAGGGCTTCGAGATGCTGCCCCGCGAGGAAGCGCCTCGATGA
- a CDS encoding imm11 family protein: protein MNHYLIHLMPRENPDYCFIDKYPKELGLKSYKIAHGERLGPDYPANARVYMTDRYSGIQTPDLVENACGMLIVSKRVKEVLERTIMATVEYLPLTICNHKKRVASSDHFIVNPIGTVDCLNLKASDIVYHEDKVVAVRDFVLDPAKLEHAPPLFRVQEDSYAYIMSEQILEALRTLEPRPTNFLLELLNQVPASPASAPPAT, encoded by the coding sequence ATGAATCACTACCTCATCCACCTCATGCCCAGGGAGAACCCTGACTACTGCTTCATCGACAAGTACCCCAAGGAACTTGGGTTGAAGTCATACAAGATCGCCCATGGCGAACGACTTGGACCGGACTACCCAGCCAACGCGCGCGTCTACATGACCGACCGCTACAGTGGCATTCAGACACCCGACCTTGTCGAAAACGCCTGCGGAATGCTTATCGTCAGCAAGCGCGTCAAGGAGGTCTTGGAGCGCACCATCATGGCGACTGTAGAATACCTTCCGCTGACCATCTGCAACCACAAGAAGCGGGTTGCATCCTCGGACCACTTCATCGTGAACCCGATTGGTACCGTGGACTGTCTCAACTTGAAGGCATCGGACATCGTGTACCATGAAGACAAGGTGGTCGCTGTCCGTGATTTCGTGCTCGATCCAGCCAAGCTTGAACACGCACCACCACTCTTCAGAGTCCAAGAAGACTCCTATGCCTACATCATGAGCGAGCAGATTCTGGAGGCACTGCGCACGCTTGAGCCTCGGCCAACCAATTTCTTGCTGGAACTGCTCAATCAGGTGCCTGCGTCACCAGCAAGCGCGCCACCCGCGACCTGA
- a CDS encoding AHH domain-containing protein: MIPKGTLDSVIQEQEARISNMIQKALLKAKYNINHKKNMLLIPQDREVAALLNLPRHIQLKDDDTKSLPASCTDHPVYNVMVSRMIEGLNKIIENYKSICEKSKDKDEHETPDVELDKSRLEELSAQLLEIILAWGRASNTGPSLDKKSTQLMKTLTRP; this comes from the coding sequence TTGATTCCGAAGGGCACGCTGGACTCGGTCATTCAAGAACAAGAAGCCAGGATCAGCAACATGATCCAGAAGGCATTGCTAAAGGCCAAATACAACATCAACCACAAGAAGAACATGTTGTTGATTCCACAGGACCGTGAGGTCGCCGCGCTGCTCAACCTCCCACGCCACATCCAACTGAAGGATGACGATACGAAGTCGCTCCCGGCGTCATGCACGGACCACCCCGTGTACAACGTCATGGTGAGCAGGATGATCGAGGGGCTCAACAAGATCATCGAAAACTACAAGTCCATTTGCGAGAAATCCAAGGATAAGGATGAACACGAGACTCCAGATGTAGAACTCGACAAATCTCGCCTGGAGGAACTGTCCGCACAACTCTTGGAAATAATCCTTGCATGGGGACGCGCCAGCAATACAGGCCCGTCTCTGGATAAGAAATCCACTCAGCTGATGAAGACGCTCACGCGCCCCTAG
- a CDS encoding DEAD/DEAH box helicase, protein MPLVFLPDAETLFLWGPEPLPGSLDGLTDPGERASALLVTPEGLRECKGHNLPLVATVERLAVVGASEAESFPGSIALWTLASKLALELIARERVVPTLLRRGERIEARWAAALSAPEDAGRVAALARSMPPGAHAVPVGKGRAIWAPDALLRAFLDATTDAFVRAARGAPALPSRRASSWDERWREALTGAHRDFAPEGFAERSVVDELTRWSEPALGARDKLRACFRLEPPRADGEPFVLSFHLQSPDDPSLLVPAADVWKTRGRSLEKLGRAFRDPQESLLEALGRAARLFAPLALVLESPRPQALLLEPDTAWTFLSEGARALSDAGFGVIVPGELTSSGRRRLRLRMRVGAGTKAAGVVSGTAGLGLDALLRVDWDAVLGDQPLTAQELTLLARRKAPLVRFRGEWVAVAPDELDAIQRHLAQGPGRMALSEAVRVSLLGETRHGALPVTVLATGALEARLRQLRAGGATAQDAPRALRATLRPYQARGLHWLDTLASLGLGACLADDMGLGKTVQVLAFLLRRLEQAPDEARPTLLVAPTSVVGNWERELARFAPALRLTPHYGAERARAAGAFPLAPGAVVLTTYGLLRRDAALLAGVDWGAVVLDEAQNIKNAASATARAARALRATQRFALTGTPVENRLAELWSILEFANPGLLGPLETFRRELALPIERHGNPEAAARLRRLVGPFVLRRLKSDPAIISDLPAKNEMKVVCTLTREQASLYKAVVDEELRRIEEADGMERRGRVLALLLYTKQIANHPAQYLGESGPLPRRSGKLARVVEMLEEALSAGDKALVFTQFREMGDKLVTHLSERLGHEVLFLHGGTSRKARDEMVRRFQEGPHGPRVFVLSVKAGGTGLNLTAASHVFHYDRWWNPAVEDQATDRAYRIGQTRAVQVHKLVCAGTVEEKVDRLLEQKRQLADSVVGTGEHWVTELDTAALRELFSLSEGAVADEGEEDGDVVRARAPRQQGRTRAKKAVSR, encoded by the coding sequence ATGCCTCTCGTGTTCCTCCCTGACGCCGAGACGCTGTTCCTCTGGGGCCCCGAGCCCTTGCCAGGCTCGCTCGACGGCCTGACGGACCCGGGTGAGCGCGCCTCCGCGCTGCTCGTGACGCCCGAGGGGCTTCGTGAGTGCAAGGGGCACAACCTACCCCTGGTCGCCACCGTGGAGCGGCTCGCGGTGGTGGGGGCCTCCGAGGCCGAGTCCTTCCCCGGCTCCATCGCCCTGTGGACGCTGGCCAGCAAGCTGGCGCTGGAGCTCATCGCGCGTGAGCGCGTGGTGCCCACCCTGTTGAGGCGGGGCGAGCGCATCGAGGCGCGCTGGGCGGCGGCGCTCTCCGCCCCCGAGGATGCCGGCCGCGTGGCAGCGCTCGCCCGGAGCATGCCGCCCGGTGCGCACGCAGTCCCCGTGGGCAAGGGGCGCGCCATCTGGGCGCCGGACGCCTTGCTGCGCGCCTTCCTCGACGCCACCACCGACGCCTTCGTCCGTGCCGCGCGCGGCGCGCCCGCGCTCCCATCCCGGCGCGCATCCTCGTGGGACGAGCGCTGGCGAGAGGCCCTCACCGGCGCGCACCGCGACTTCGCCCCCGAGGGCTTCGCGGAGCGCTCCGTCGTCGACGAGCTGACGCGCTGGAGCGAGCCCGCGCTCGGCGCTCGAGACAAGCTGCGCGCGTGCTTCCGGCTGGAGCCTCCAAGGGCGGACGGCGAGCCCTTCGTGTTGAGCTTCCACCTCCAGTCCCCGGACGACCCGAGCCTGCTCGTCCCGGCCGCCGACGTCTGGAAGACGCGCGGGCGCAGCCTGGAGAAGCTCGGCCGCGCGTTCCGGGACCCGCAGGAGTCCCTGCTGGAGGCGCTCGGCCGCGCGGCCCGGCTCTTCGCCCCGCTGGCCCTGGTGTTGGAGAGCCCACGTCCCCAGGCGCTGCTGCTGGAGCCTGACACCGCGTGGACCTTCCTCTCCGAGGGCGCCCGCGCGCTCTCCGACGCGGGCTTCGGCGTCATCGTCCCGGGCGAGCTCACCTCCTCGGGGCGGCGCAGGCTGCGCCTGCGCATGCGCGTGGGCGCGGGCACCAAGGCCGCGGGGGTCGTCAGCGGCACCGCCGGGCTGGGGCTCGACGCGCTGCTGCGCGTGGACTGGGACGCCGTACTGGGCGACCAGCCCCTCACTGCCCAGGAGCTGACGCTGCTCGCCCGGCGCAAGGCGCCCCTGGTGCGCTTCCGCGGCGAGTGGGTCGCGGTGGCGCCCGACGAGCTCGACGCCATCCAGCGCCACCTCGCCCAGGGCCCCGGCCGCATGGCGCTGAGCGAGGCGGTGCGGGTGTCGCTGCTCGGCGAGACACGCCACGGCGCGCTCCCCGTCACCGTGCTCGCCACCGGAGCGCTGGAGGCGCGCCTGCGCCAGCTCCGCGCGGGCGGGGCCACGGCCCAGGACGCGCCTCGCGCGCTGCGCGCCACGCTGCGGCCCTACCAGGCGCGCGGCCTGCACTGGCTGGACACGCTGGCTTCGTTAGGGCTCGGCGCCTGCCTGGCGGACGACATGGGCCTGGGCAAGACGGTGCAGGTGCTGGCCTTCCTGCTGCGGCGGCTCGAACAGGCGCCTGACGAGGCGCGCCCCACGCTGCTGGTAGCCCCCACCTCCGTGGTGGGCAACTGGGAGCGCGAGCTGGCCCGCTTCGCCCCCGCCCTGCGCCTGACGCCGCACTATGGCGCCGAGCGGGCCCGCGCGGCGGGCGCGTTCCCCCTCGCGCCCGGGGCCGTGGTGCTCACCACCTACGGCCTGCTGCGCCGGGACGCCGCGCTGCTCGCGGGCGTGGACTGGGGCGCGGTGGTGCTCGACGAGGCGCAGAACATCAAGAACGCGGCGTCCGCCACCGCCCGCGCGGCCCGGGCGCTGCGCGCCACCCAGCGCTTCGCGCTCACCGGCACGCCGGTGGAGAACCGGCTGGCGGAGCTGTGGTCCATCCTCGAGTTCGCCAACCCCGGCCTGCTGGGGCCGCTGGAGACGTTCCGGCGCGAGCTGGCGCTGCCCATCGAGCGCCACGGCAACCCGGAGGCCGCGGCCCGGCTGCGCCGCCTCGTCGGCCCCTTCGTCCTGCGCCGCCTCAAGAGCGACCCGGCCATCATCTCGGACCTGCCCGCCAAGAACGAGATGAAGGTCGTCTGCACGCTCACGCGTGAGCAAGCCTCGCTCTACAAGGCGGTGGTGGACGAGGAGCTGCGGCGCATCGAGGAGGCCGACGGTATGGAGCGCCGGGGCCGCGTGCTCGCGCTGCTGCTGTACACGAAGCAGATCGCCAACCACCCGGCGCAGTACCTGGGGGAGTCAGGCCCATTGCCGCGGCGCTCGGGGAAGCTGGCGCGCGTGGTGGAGATGCTGGAGGAGGCCCTGTCCGCTGGAGACAAGGCGCTCGTCTTCACGCAGTTCCGGGAGATGGGAGACAAGCTGGTGACGCACCTGTCCGAGCGCCTGGGGCACGAGGTGCTCTTCCTGCACGGCGGCACGTCCCGCAAGGCGCGCGATGAGATGGTGCGGCGCTTCCAGGAGGGGCCCCACGGCCCGCGCGTCTTCGTGCTGTCCGTCAAGGCGGGGGGCACGGGGCTCAACCTGACGGCCGCGAGCCACGTGTTCCATTACGACCGTTGGTGGAACCCCGCCGTCGAGGACCAGGCCACGGACCGCGCGTACCGCATTGGCCAGACGCGCGCGGTGCAGGTCCACAAGCTGGTGTGCGCGGGCACCGTCGAGGAGAAGGTGGACCGCCTGCTCGAACAGAAGCGCCAGCTCGCCGACAGCGTCGTGGGCACGGGCGAGCACTGGGTGACGGAGTTGGACACCGCCGCGCTGCGCGAGCTGTTCTCGCTGTCCGAGGGCGCCGTCGCGGATGAAGGCGAGGAGGACGGGGACGTCGTGCGCGCGCGTGCCCCGCGTCAGCAAGGCCGGACACGCGCGAAGAAGGCGGTGTCACGATGA